One Rosa chinensis cultivar Old Blush chromosome 5, RchiOBHm-V2, whole genome shotgun sequence genomic region harbors:
- the LOC112202750 gene encoding glycerophosphodiester phosphodiesterase GDPDL3, with protein MWSSCALVVTLLASLLLLLPHLAALISADQGSTTSQWQTLKGNPPLVIARGGFSGLLPGSSSDAYKFTLSTSVPDVLFWCDVQLTKEGAGICFPDLLLNNNSNVDIIYPKKDKTYIVNGVPTGGWFTIDYTLKDLANVSITQGVFSRANRFDDNLYPILTVEDVAMNLTPPGLWLNIENNIFFSQHNLSMRNFVPSVMRKVVVNYISSPEVAFLNSIKGVVSPRTTKLVFRFLEQTEIEPSTNQTYGSLLKNLTFIKTFASGILVPKTYIWPVTNDNYLEPHTSLVLDAHEAELMVFASDLVNDVPLPYNYSYDPLAECLSFIDNGNFTVDGVLSDFPITSSAAIDCFAHLSQNAPVQDKPLIISKNGASGDYPDCTDLAYMKALEDGVNVLDCPVQMSKDGIPFCSSSINLIHSTTVAQSSFQNLTMVVPEIQADNGIYTFSLTWEQIKTLQPSISNPQQTLYKLYRNPRFKSAGTYKRLSDFFTLAKNRSSVSGVIISIEYAAYLAEKQGLSVTDAVINELNKAGLDNQTALDVMIQSTNSSVLMKFKEESKCKLVYKIEEVIGDALNTTLQDIKKFANSVVINKASVLPENSEYITGATNVVTKLHAFDLPVYVELFSNEYVSQAWDFFSDPTVEINSFVSGANVDGVITDFPKTAARYKRNRCLFYKERPSYMKPVPPGALLTVVSPRQLPPAEAPNPVLIESDVIEPPLPSALAPGITNGSTVAPPPPPPNGQPKIAACFFLSNLALLVANLLLL; from the exons ATGTGGAGCTCTTGTGCTCTGGTTGTTACACTActtgcttctcttcttcttcttcttcctcacttGGCAGCTCTGATCTCTGCTGATCAGGGCTCCACCACTAGTCAGTGGCAAACACTCAAAG GCAACCCGCCTTTGGTCATAGCACGCGGGGGTTTTTCAGGACTATTACCTGGTTCTAGTTCTGATGCATACAAGTTCACATTGTCCACTAGTGTACCAGATGTGTTATTTTGGTGCGATGTCCAACTAACAAAGGAAGGAGCTGGAATTTGCTTTCCAGATCTGCTACTGAATAACAATTCTAATGTTGATATCATCTATCCAAAGAAGGACAAGACTTACATAGTTAACGGAGTTCCTACTGGCGGATGGTTCACCATCGATTATACTCTTAAGGACCTTGCAAATGTTTCTA TTACTCAGGGAGTATTTAGTCGAGCTAATAGGTTTGATGACAATTTGTACCCAATTCTCACTGTTGAAGATGTGGCTATGAATTTGACACCACCAGGCTTATGGTTGAATATTGAG AACAATATCTTCTTCTCACAACACAACTTGAGTATGAGAAACTTTGTGCCTTCTGTAATGAGAAAAGTGGTTGTGAATTATATCTCATCACCGGAGGTGGCTTTCCTGAACAGTATTAAAGGAGTTGTTAGTCCAAGAACTACTAAGTTGGTCTTTCGGTTTCTGGAACAAACTGAGATTGAGCCTTCAACCAATCAAACTTATGGATCTCTGTTAAAGAATCTCACATTCATCAAGACATTTGCCTCCGGAATTCTAGTTCCTAAAACTTACATATGGCCAGTCACTAATGACAATTATTTAGAACCACACACTTCACTTGTTTTGGATGCTCATGAAGCAGAACTAATGGTATTTGCGTCCGATTTGGTGAATGATGTGCCATTACCCTACAATTACAGTTATGATCCATTAGCTGAGTGCTTGTCATTCATAGACAATGGCAACTTCACTGTTGATGGTGTGCTGTCTGACTTTCCGATAACTTCATCAGCAGCCATAG ATTGCTTTGCTCACCTAAGTCAAAATGCTCCAGTGCAAG ACAAGCCTTTGATTATATCGAAAAATGGAGCAAGTGGAGACTACCCTGATTGTACTGATTTGGCATATATGAAAGCACTTGAAGATGGTGTGAATGTACTCGATTGTCCTGTCCAAATGTCCAAGGACGGGATACCATTTTGCTCCAGTTCTATAAACCTTATTCATAGCACAACAGTTGCTCAATCAAGTTTTCAGAACTTAACAATGGTTGTTCCAGAGATTCAGGCTGACAATGGAATATATACCTTTAGCCTGACATGGGAACAGATCAAGACATTACAAC CAAGTATATCAAACCCCCAGCAGACTCTGTACAAGTTGTACAGGAATCCAAGGTTCAAAAGTGCTGGGACTTACAAGAGATTATCTGATTTTTTTACCTTGGCAAAGAACAGGAGCTCTGTTTCAGGTGTCATAATCAGCATAGAG TATGCAGCATATCTTGCAGAGAAGCAGGGATTAAGTGTAACAGATGCAGTCATTAATGAGTTGAACAAAGCTGGTTTGGACAATCAGACAGCCCTAGATGTCATGATTCAGTCCACTAATAGTTCTGTTCTAATGAAATTTAAGGAGGAAAGCAAGTGTAAACTTGTTTACAAGATCGAAGAAGTTATTGGTGATGCCCTTAATACAACTCTTCAGGACATCAAGAAGTTTGCCAATTCTGTGGTCATCAACAAGGCCTCTGTCCTTCCTGAAAATAGTGAATACATCACTGGAGCAACCAATGTTGTAACAAAGCTGCATGCATTTGATCTTCCTGTTTATGTCGAACTGTTCAGCAATGAGTATGTATCTCAAGCATGGGACTTCTTCTCTGATCCAACTGTTGAGATCAATTCATTTGTCTCCGGGGCCAATGTTGATGGTGTTATCACAGACTTCCCCAAAACAGCTGCTAGATACAAAA GAAACAGGTGTTTATTTTATAAAGAGAGACCTAGCTACATGAAGCCTGTTCCGCCAGGCGCGCTGTTAACAGTTGTTTCTCCTCGTCAATTGCCACCGGCTGAGGCTCCGAATCCAGTGCTGATAGAGAGTGATGTGATTGAACCACCTTTGCCTTCCGCCTTAGCTCCAGGGATCACCAATGGATCGACAgtagcaccaccaccaccacctccaaaCGGGCAGCCTAAGATTGCTGCATGCTTCTTTCTCTCAAATCTGGCTTTGCTTGTTGCCAACCTTTTACTGCTCTAA